A window of Fodinibius salinus contains these coding sequences:
- a CDS encoding translation initiation factor, translating to MAISVKLDTSGRRGKTVTMISNIQHNPQVIEDLEKQLKQKCGAGGTSYAKTIEIQGDHVDKVRSYLQDEGYNVK from the coding sequence ATGGCTATTTCTGTAAAGTTAGATACCAGCGGACGACGCGGTAAAACAGTAACGATGATCAGTAATATTCAACACAATCCACAGGTTATTGAGGATCTTGAGAAGCAACTAAAACAAAAATGCGGAGCAGGCGGAACCAGTTATGCCAAAACCATTGAGATACAGGGCGACCATGTGGATAAGGTTCGCTCATACCTGCAGGATGAAGGATACAATGTGAAGTAA
- a CDS encoding DinB family protein: MNPLTQDFRSLYKRDLDRLIDNLQSTSDEQLWKSPEGISNSCGVLAQHIVDNLEHYINHGIGQTDYVRQRDREFTDTHRSKEKLISDIEQLKETLSAVFNAIEDNQLTQDFPVDIPFEASNHKFLLHLYGHLNYHLGQLNYLHRMLAAG, from the coding sequence ATGAATCCGCTTACTCAAGATTTTCGTTCACTTTATAAACGCGACTTAGACCGGCTGATTGATAACTTGCAGTCAACATCGGATGAGCAATTATGGAAATCACCCGAGGGTATATCCAACAGCTGTGGAGTGTTGGCACAACATATTGTTGATAACTTAGAGCACTACATTAACCACGGCATAGGACAGACCGATTACGTGCGTCAGCGCGACCGTGAGTTTACGGATACTCATCGATCCAAAGAGAAGTTAATCAGTGATATAGAGCAGCTCAAAGAAACACTTAGTGCTGTTTTTAATGCTATTGAGGATAATCAGCTGACGCAAGATTTTCCGGTGGATATCCCTTTTGAAGCATCAAATCATAAGTTTCTCCTTCATTTATACGGGCATTTGAATTATCATCTCGGGCAGCTAAATTATTTACATCGCATGCTCGCTGCAGGATAA
- a CDS encoding putative metallopeptidase has translation MKDNDFLKPGDTVAHSNKQLMESPEVEKVADIVIERESLDFGPAEIGYFLVYPNLSKYKAAKCKKASREVEYYSGNNYLIEISGEMWDMLDQKTREMVLFHQLMHVDPVYKAKNQEWKMKIRKPDFSDFYEINDKYGNDWYKTVQATVSSLYDLDPKRESKVNL, from the coding sequence ATGAAAGACAACGACTTTTTGAAGCCCGGCGACACTGTTGCACACAGTAATAAACAGCTGATGGAATCCCCAGAAGTAGAAAAGGTTGCCGACATAGTGATTGAGCGTGAAAGTCTGGATTTTGGTCCCGCTGAAATTGGTTACTTTTTGGTTTATCCGAATCTCTCGAAATATAAAGCGGCCAAATGTAAAAAAGCATCGCGTGAAGTGGAATATTATTCCGGCAATAATTACTTGATTGAGATATCCGGAGAAATGTGGGATATGCTGGACCAAAAGACGCGGGAAATGGTACTATTCCATCAGCTTATGCATGTTGACCCTGTTTATAAAGCTAAAAACCAAGAATGGAAGATGAAGATACGGAAGCCGGACTTCTCGGATTTTTATGAAATCAATGACAAATACGGCAACGACTGGTATAAGACTGTGCAGGCTACGGTTTCTTCGCTTTATGATTTAGATCCCAAACGAGAGAGCAAGGTAAACTTGTAA
- the nei gene encoding endonuclease VIII, translating into MPEGPEIWRTADNLNKALTGRKITDFYFAFDELKDSEPKLKGQKITNVEARAKAILTYFEDDIVMYSHNQLYGKWMIPEDGKQPETNRSLRVAIHNKQGSAYLYSASDVELLPRNKVEDHSYIKKLGPDVLHPNTTKQDIAKQYFSDEFKNRKLTTLLLDQGFVSGIGNYLRSEIMFYAGVNPRQKLREYSREEKEELAKATITLSERSYETGGITNDASIVEALKRENAAYSEYRHFVYNRTGDRCHKCGTVIEEEKTGGRKIYYCPSCQIND; encoded by the coding sequence ATGCCTGAAGGACCTGAAATCTGGCGTACAGCCGATAACCTTAATAAAGCCTTAACTGGCCGCAAAATTACAGATTTTTATTTTGCTTTTGATGAATTAAAGGATTCCGAACCAAAGTTAAAAGGACAGAAAATAACGAACGTAGAGGCCAGGGCGAAAGCTATTCTTACCTATTTTGAAGATGATATTGTAATGTATAGTCACAATCAGCTATACGGCAAGTGGATGATCCCTGAAGATGGCAAACAACCCGAGACTAATCGTTCACTGCGGGTAGCTATTCATAATAAACAGGGTTCGGCATACTTGTACTCAGCTTCTGATGTTGAATTACTACCCAGAAACAAGGTGGAAGACCACAGTTATATCAAGAAGCTGGGACCGGATGTACTACATCCCAATACCACGAAACAAGATATCGCAAAGCAGTATTTTTCGGATGAATTCAAAAACAGAAAGTTGACTACCTTGCTCTTGGACCAAGGTTTTGTGAGTGGTATCGGCAATTACCTACGGAGTGAAATTATGTTCTATGCCGGTGTAAACCCTCGACAGAAGCTGCGAGAATACAGTAGAGAAGAAAAAGAAGAGCTGGCTAAGGCAACGATCACATTATCGGAACGCTCGTATGAGACAGGCGGTATTACTAACGATGCGTCAATTGTAGAGGCACTGAAAAGAGAAAATGCAGCGTATAGCGAATACCGTCATTTTGTGTATAACAGGACAGGGGATCGATGTCACAAGTGCGGCACTGTAATTGAAGAGGAAAAAACAGGCGGGCGCAAAATATACTACTGTCCCAGTTGTCAAATAAATGATTAA